The Drosophila bipectinata strain 14024-0381.07 chromosome 3L, DbipHiC1v2, whole genome shotgun sequence region aaaccgaatcAGGACAACTTTAATATTTGAGGGGGGAATAGATTTCGTTATCGGAGCGGTCGCATCTTGAGAGCATCATCAACTTGCGCCTTGTCAGACATTATAAACGGCCTGCACACGcctcatttattatttattatttgtacTTGGGCCCAGGGACTCGTTTTTGCATGTAAGCAAATTTTACCAACAAACATTAGCAGGCagacattttctttattttctatttttttctacTTTTGTAGCCGTAAAGTTATCACAATCGCTGAGCGAACGCGCGCACACCGGAAATACGAGCGGGATGCCAGGATGTCGGTCTGCAGATGGGCTGAATGCTCGTCCTGCTCTCAAGCGCGTGCTGATTTCTGTCGAGCCCTGTGAGTGCCGAGTTTTGGGTCTTCGACAGTTGCCAGTTAGCAGCTGTTAATGGTGTAATGGCGTAATCCCCTTGTTGGACAAGAgatcttttaattaaaaggccACACGTTTGGCTGCTCTTTAATGGTTTGTAAGATTTTAATGTGATTTGGGcttgaattttttatatttgaatgCTTTTGCTCTCCGCTGTTCGATTGAACTAGTGAGCTGTTTAATTGCCGGACTAGCGCTGGCGGCTGCTGTTTGCTGGCTTATGAATATTTCCGTTTGAGTCTGCTAATTTGATTAGCAGAAAACATAAGCTTTTCCTTAAATTGGAAGGGGTGGGACCCTTGCTTTTAATAAGATTTTTTGGGGTTGGATAATTGCAATCAGCCAGACAGCAATGAAGGcttattttgaaattaaaaagccTAAAACAAACTTCAAACGCCTAAATATAAACTACTTTGTTATATTCAGCCCCATGAGTTTAAACCATAGGAATTTTAAGGGTTCAAGACTTTCTGAAGACAATTCAGATAAATTCCGGTTTCTAATGTAGgatttaattatataatgAATAGCGTAAAGGAAGTCCTCACGCCGAATATAATTTCAAAAGAATCTTTTACAAGCGTTTATCTTTTTATTGAACATTTTTGGTATAAGATGTGTATTGCAGGGACCGTAAATAAAGATTGTtatgattttttcttttaaaatcacaaaatattaaatattctctgaaaaaaaataaatgtcaaaACAACCATTATTATCTGAGCAACAAAATATAACATCATGTGTTGAGGGTCATTGAGAGGTTTTAATGccagtaaaataaaaagacgaatttatgTATCACCAGATataccagcttatggtgcatgcaggaaCTCAAGTAAcgtacagagagggcggcccgacctagacattgcccagctaaaactctctaaagaaaggaccgttgagtcgagcggccgagagagagtcggcttgcgatcaactgaGCTATTTGTACATAcctaagcctaataaataaacattacactaaacattatttaaacattaacatTAAACCGCTGTGCTGCTCCCTGACCCGACATCATgaataatcatttttttatttatattttttgttgctaaaaaatattacttaaTTCATTAAAGCGGGctatttattaacttttttcgattttttgatagcatatctgctcaaacACACATATACAGGTACCATTTAGTACCACGATTTATTAACTGTCAACCCTCCGTACCAATTAAAATTGGGAAATAGAATATGAAGCTTCTGTAAATCATAAGACCATATTTTTCTATGGAAGAATTTCAAGTTCTTATTGATATAAGAAAAGCATATCGTTCGAAAacattttattgcattttttataGGTATTTAGGCAATATTTTCGTctattaataataatgattatttttgatttttatttttgttgctcagagaataattattattttgggatttttataATGAAACTCATAAAGCTTACAGGGCCTAGTATATTGTAAATATCgaatatagtcagccgatccttttTAAAAACCCATGTAATTTTGTtatatttccgatcgttcagttatatggaatgTATAGGAAATTGTCGGACTATCCTTTGAACAGATAAATTGACTAGAAATAGAATCTAGAAAAAGTTGAACAGAAGGATCTGAAGGAATCCGGAaaccttctatcttcaaacacaCACTAAGCATTTCCGACCGTTGAGTTATATAgcagttataggatatattcCACGCTTCCTTCCGTACcaacctatgtatgtatgtacacacTGCGTGTGAAGGAAAAAGTGTGATTCTAGTTTATGTAGAAGGAAAAAGACAGAAGGACACGTAGGCAGACACGCATATCTCAATTTGGGAAGTGATCCTAATCAAGAGTATTTAAAAGTTCGGAGTTCTTGGGAGAAATTTATTTGGTTATAGttattgcttttatattataCTGATGCAATTGATTGCAATTATTGcattaatgttaaaaaaagagagtatttttctaaaaatactaaaatagaAAGTTCCGTCGCTGAaacaaccaaccaaaactTACCTCAGGATTGTGCTTGTTCTTGTAAGTGAGCTTATCCGAAAATTCTACTCCTCTTCGAACTACCGCTGGAGAACTTGGAATAGAAAACACTTCACTATTGCCTTCGCCGGGTGCAGTTAATCACTCAACTCAAGTGCGTACAAATTGCACACCGGAAATGAAATTATTGTCAAAATGGCGACGGATATGCGACAAGTGAACGCGACAGCGACGCGCCACGCAAATAACGGTTTCGCAAGCCTTCGTTCAGTTCTCGAACGGATATGCAAGGAAATTTGTCAGTGCAAGGACGAGTCCAACTGGACACCGACGGCAGCCAAGGTGGGCTCCTTGGGCATTTCCTCAGGTGCACAATAACGGGACGAAGAGGCAGCGCTGAAGGACTGCAGGAGTGCAGGGTGGGAGGCCAACGAAAGCGGAAcgaaaatgaaatcaaaaagCGAAATTTCTATAATTTCCGCACAAAAATTTCCGGGACACACTGGTAGGACACATGTGAATTGTTACTATTGTATGGGTGTATTGGTATGTTTGTTGTCCGCCTCGTTTTtctgccacgcccacagccAGCAACAAGCTAGGCGTGCACGTATGTGTCCAAGTTTTCCACTGGGCCTCCTCTTTGGCCTCTGCTCCTTGTTTACTTCACTCTTTTTGCTGcgtttgttttcctttttgtccTGGCCAAGAAAGGTTGGCTCTTCCTGGTCTAAGGGATATGGGATACGGGATATTGGCGACGTGTGACCGACGAATCTAGACCGCAAAGTACCGATATTATGTCGTCCGCGACGTGTTGCACTTGGTAGCGCGCACTCCAAGTTAATGTGGCGGCCAGATCATCCCGTCCAGGCACCAGTTCAGCGCGCTCAAAGATGGCGACACACTCCTCCCACAATCAGTGGATGTGGCTGGCTGGGGGGATAGCTGCCAGGATGTCACCCCGTCGTCCGTTCCTGCGGTGGCCACTGCGCAAGCGCGCTCTCCGCAACCCCAGCCCCGTTCCCCACTCAAGGGCCCTTTTATCTGCCGCTGTCatcggctgctgctgctgctactgccacCTCTTCTATATAGTCAGCTTCTGCTGCtaccgctgctgctgccagcTTGGCTCCGCCCCCAAAATATTCTACTGCAGATGCTATTTCTGATGCTTCGGCTGGTCCTTTGGCGCTGCGGCGCTTCTCCACGTTCTTGGGCAGCAGGCGGGCATCATTAGTGCTGCCGAAGAGAGAAGACCCCATTTTGGGCGGAAGTGCGTATGAGCAATATTTTAACAATGGCGTTTAAAACAGTTAAAGAGCGTGCGTTGGTGTGCGTAtctcagtgtgtgtgtgaggccATTAGGACCCTAGTTTTGCGGGCGCTTTAAGGCCCGCAGATAAGCTAGCAtaataacattttaatttcgAGCATAAGTGGCCACAAAAGGCCCCCCCGATTTCGAGATGTGCCTGCCAAAAAGGATATAATTAACATGCCAGCTGCTCGCACACATGTATTGCGCTTGTATTAAATGACTTTCAGATAAGCGGAGGGCCTGGCGACGTGATTAAAGGTCCTGGATGGGGCAGGATAATTTGCGATAAGCCGAAGGTGATTAATTCGCCAGCAACATGAAGGGAAATACCTTCAATTTCAAGACTCAACTAATGAGCTCAAATTAAAGATATCaaatatttcccaaaaaaactttaaaaatatttccatctAAATTATAAATACCACCTACCAAtgagtttttcaaaaaagtaTTGTTAAAATATggtttcaaatttttacaaacaatGAATTTTGGAATtctaagttttaaaaatttgtttaagaGATAACTGCATGTAAAAGCTTTCAAAAGCTTACTGGGCTTTCAATCCTTAGCTAGGAAACACACCCCCAAAGAGCATCATCAATTACCAGGAcaacaaccaaaacaaaattttaaatatacaaaatattttaatcttttaattgaacaaaacacacaaatgTACACTTATCACAAAAAGTTTTGTTGTCTATAACTCGCATGACATAAGTAGTGTCTCATATACGATGAAAGTCAGCTTATTCGCAATTGTTCTGTGTAGCCAGTGGTAAAACTAATTACAAAAacgtaaaacatttttcagcCGGTAGAATGAATGTCTTGGAAATGTGGATGGTATAGAAGGGAAGGTCTGGAGTCATTGAAAAGTAACTTGGCAGTCTTAAATACGGCTCTTCGAGTTTGACTTGACTTCAAACAGTTTGCGCACAAAGAAAACCTTAAAGAAAAGCCAATTTAGAAATTAGGAAATGTTTGAGAGTGAACGGTTGTACATACCTGAACCGAACACGTGATCAATATGACCACGATTTGGCTAATCGAAAAGGTCTGGATGTAAGCGTTGTTGTCCAAGAGCAACGCATAGTCGCGGGACTCGCGATGTCGGCTGTGCGCCTGGTAGCCCATCATATCGTTGATGTTGCGCTCCACAGTACCAATAGTGGCCTAAAAAATTAGAGCAAATGTTTTGAAGTCTTTGCTTTTGGGTGTGCCGCTAAACCAGTTTGGCTTACAGTGAAATTTTGCATGTTCAGTTGCAGCTGCTCAATCTCCTTGGCGTACTTATCCCAGGCGTCATATTTAACCACCGTGATGTAGATATTGACCAGCTTTCCGGCGAAACGGGAGAACTGGTTGTCGATGCACACGGAGTAGTAGCCGCCAGGAGATACCTGGTCCGTGTAGTCTGCAGTAGCTTGCCACTGGTAGGGCTTCACCACCTCACCGGCAGGGTTGCGGACCGCGAAGCCTGCCATTCCATCACCGCCTCGCACCACCtggaaaattaaaagtattGGATCAATAAACTTGGAAAATTTCTGTTAATCCTAACCGGTTCAACTTACACTAAAAGACACGTAGAAGGTAGCACCTGCTTGCACATACTGATGGTAGCAGTCCTCTTTGCCGGCATCAATGTGAACCTGAAAAGGTGaatgttttaattatatttcagCGTTTTATTCCCACACATCTAAAGTTGCACAAGCTTTTAGTCAATCGAAGGAATGGTTCCCATGGAGAATATGTGAGGTTCTTTTACAGCTGCAGTGTTTGAAATTCGAACTGCcttcaatgcaattgcataaaaaaagaatTGAAGGCAGACTGAACCTCTTATGACCAAACATATTTATAGTAAACGGGGTCAGAAACgttttcttttgtttcccACAACCATTTAACCATTGTGGTTACTCCTCTACAGGTTGAAACCACTCAAAACATCCAATAACTAGGATGTGAGAGACGGAAGAAATTGAGAATGGAACCCACCTTGTAGTCCATAGCGACCGCGGGCAGATTTTCATACCATGGCTGTTGAGCTTCATGCGCCGTGGCTACGTCGATTAGCAGACAACAACAAATCAGTGCGATCGGGAATAGTAGATTTATCTGCTCTCTCTGCCACGTCAATTGCATTTTGGGATTTTAGTCGTCGGAGTTATTGAGGAAGGGATGGGGTGTCTTCAAGGGCGTCAAGCAGCGTTTTCAAATGCCTTTTCTGTCAGCTGTGAGCGATTAAAGCCGGTTAGATTTCTATTTGCgaaatgaataaatatttaccaGCCAAATAAAccgaattaaaataaacaatcaaCCTGTTGCGCTGCCAACCCGGCTCGAAAACTGCTGTAGCCAGCTGCGCGGTATTTTCCGGTATTTTGAGCTCGCGCATTTTTCAGCACTGCTGTCGGGCACTGTGCAACACTCTTGCTATCAACTAAGACCCCTTCTAATAAAAGATACTACGGCACTGGAGCCGCAATTTAGagtaataaaatgtaaacaaatacCAGACTTAATTTATTCAATCTGTTTTGCTGATAAAACCTCCACTTACTTTTAAGAGTGTTCCCGTGCTAATCTTTTCTCTTATCGAAGCACTCTCCTTCTCGGCCGCCTTGTGATAACACAATTTACATATGCTTGTGTTATTGTTTGCGGCTTTTTGCGATAATTGAACGTGTGGGCTACCAACACAGATGCGACATCAAGTGCTGATTAACCTCTACGCCGAGGAGTAGGTCAGATAAAAACGGCAGTGCAACTGCCTTTCGATTCATTCCACAGCTGCACCAACATCAAACATGGTCAACGTCAAGGAGGATGTTTTCGCCACCGGAGCGGTGAACCCATTTACCAAGGCCACGGAAGACATCAAGCGATTCACCCTGACTAATGGCTACGGAATGTCTGTCCAGTTAATAACCCGCGGAGCTACTATAACCAGCATTAAGACAATGGACTCGAGCGGAAAAGTAGATGACGTGACTCTGGGATTTGATGATCTGGCCGGGTATCAGAGCGATAAGAATCCCTATTTCGGAGCCACTATTGGACGGGTGTGCAATCGCATTGCCAACGGAAGATTTCAGCTGGATGCAAAGTGGATAGAGGTGTCCAAGAACAGGAACAACAAGTTCCAGCTTCATGGCGGCTTTGTGGGATTCGACAAGGCCCACTGGGAGGTTGTGGATGTGCGACGCGATGGCGTCACCCTATCGCACACCAACCCAGACGGCCATGAGGGCTATCCCGGCAAGGTAACAGCCACCGCCAGCTTCACCCTGAGCGAGGATAACTGCCTTCATGTCCTGATGACTGCAGAAACCGACAAAGTCACGCCCGTGAATCTCACCAATCACTCCTACTTCAACCTGGCAGGGCACAAAACTGGAGCCAGTGGTCTTTACGAGCACGCCATAGAAATAAACGCATACGGTATCACTGAAACCGATCAGGATTCCATACCCACTGGAAAGATAACACCAGTGGATGGCACTTCCTACGATCTCCGTGTTGCGGGAAACCTGGGAGAACGTCTCAAGGCTCTGCAGCCCGCTCGAGGGTACGATGACAACTTCTGCGTGACTTTTAGTCCTCCGCAACCACTGGCCATGGTGGCCAGGGCTTCCCATCCACCCAGTGGCCGTTGGCTGGAGGTGGTCAGCAATCAGCCTGGAGTACAGTTCTATACCTCCAACTTCATGCCGGACGTGGAGAATGGAGAAGCGCCAATTTCTGGTAAGGATGGAGCCTCCTACGGAAAACACGGAGCCTTCTGCCTGGAGACTCAGAAGTTTCCGGATTCGGTGAACCACAGCAACTTCCCCACAACCATCCTGCGGCCGGGCGAGCGCTACAGCCACGAAGTCATCTACAAGTTTGGCGTCTTCAACTGAATTCTAGACTCCCTAGCTTACCCATATATACGAGAGTTTCATGTATCCGACTAGAGATAATAACCAATAAACCAAAAGCACGCAGATTATGCAAAACGTTCGATTAGGACAAACCACACGTCGTGTCCATAAAAGTTGGGTAATCTATATGGCGAGCACATCGAAAGTGGGTTGTATAAAAGCGGTTGGAGAGTGCCAGCCCTAAATCAGTTGAAATGATCcttcagttttttttgtttgttccgATTACACTGGGCTTCGCCCAAGATTTGGGATCCCTCCGCATTATGAATGGCACCTATGCCGTTGAAGAGCAGTTTCCCTACGAGGCTGGGCTTCTCTGTTACTTCGCTGGCTTCCCCAACAACCCCAGTCTGTGCGGAGGAGCCATTCTTAGCAACCGCTGGATTCTGACAGCCGCCCATTGCCTTCAGGATCCCGATGCTAATCTGTAAGTAGTGTcggaatattaaatatataaaaacatacaataaactttatttttctgGCAGCACGCAGGTTCGAGTCCAAGTGGGCAGCCTCGAAGCTCCCGGTGGCGACGACATCTTGGTTAATGGAAGCGACATCATCGTGCACAAGAATTTCAACCGGAAAACAGTCTTTAATGATCTAGGCCTCATCAGGCTGCCCAAGAACCTCACATTCAGCAGCAAGGTGCAGCCGGTTAAGCTGCCCAGTTCATACAGGACCTATACCGGCCGttctgtttttatttccggCTGGGGCCTGACCGACAATCAAACGGCAAGCGAATCGCTTCAATACCTCCGTACGGACGTTGTCTCCAACAAGCAGTGCCAATCACAGTGGAACAAGGCGCTCAagggaaaaaagaaaaaggtcGTGTCGTGGACGTTTGTTTGTGTTGATACCCAGCAGGGGATGCCATGTCAAGGGGACTCGGGCAGCCCAATGGTCCTGGCCGATGGCTCCAAGACGCTGGTGGGGATCGTGTCGCATGGCCTCGACCCGGAGTGCAAGCGGAAGGTGCCTGACATATCCATGCGGGTTTCAGCCTTTCTCAGGTGGATAAATTCTAACACTGGAGGTCTCAAATAAAATACCATACGATGCCTGTGAATCTCAAACGAAACAATTAAAGTGGACAGTTCTTTTCAAACGTGTGCTTTATTCTTATTACTTCGTACAAACTCCCATACATTTCCGTTCTCGATTCCGCTTTCATATTTTGTGGCTTTGCTAAATTTTCTTATCATGTTTTATGTATTATTTATCCGTTGTTATGTTATTTGTGACTTTGACGGTGTTGCATGTCGTTAAACAATTAGTTTATGATAATGCATAGATGTTCTGTTTGTGGGCTTTGTTTAcgtgtgagtgtgtggttAATGTTGCTGATTATTTGCAATGTTTCTTGCGATTTTcgtttaaatatatttactttattggTTGTCGCTATCTCGTAAATGCAGTTCTCAGAATGTACAAAACCTAATTCGAAATAATGCAGTGGGTGAGAGTGATAAACCTTGGTTCCTTCAACGATTCATTGGGTTTTTGTCCTATATgtacaaaaattgtaaacgAAATTGTGGAGAAGCTATACAATTGTAAGTTAACAAAGCGAATAAGTTATTAAGAACTCGGCTGAATAAATAAGTTTCGTAGTTTCTTTTCAATACGGCTGCTGAAGACTTTAGAAAAACTTGTTCGTAACTAGCGTAAAATTTGTTCGATATCTTttgataaatatataaaaatgcacATATTATCCgtagtaaataatatttgtaaAGTAATTGTTAAGTTGTTCTGCTGTCTCTTGTTAGATTTCGCCTGATTCTCATTGCGGCTCTGGCTGGTAAAAAATGATCAAGTAATTTACTATGCGTTCAACTAGTTTATTTTCGTATTGAAATATAtatgctttattttttatatataattttgtaacTTTCAATATTGCCTTTATAATTTGCCTATAAATCCATAGAGTTCGTGTGTCTTGTAACTATGTATATATTATCATACTTGTTATTATTACGGTGATCTGTTCCAATTCACAGTTTGAACCGAAAACCGGAAAGAAATTTTGCGGCTTTTTGGAAAAATGATTCAATTTCGTATAAAATATTGGttgggatttttattttattttaacatacgcaaaatatattttgtatattttccatGTTTTCACTTAACTAGAGCTTTATGTAtaagttattatttttattactttttctaAACGTTGCTTtctctttttgtatttttaatttttttgtttttttcttatttttttcattgttGAAACAGTAACTTTCAGTCATGTTGTAATcataatacatacatatatgcaatATTACATACGTACAATAATATTCTGGTttcgaaatttaaatttgttatgaGCGCCGCGTACAATGCCTAAAAACGCATTTTTCCCTTTCTTATATAGTGTGTCGTGTTCGTAATTCACATTCAATTAGGTTTCTCTCAATATCGGTTGTATAAAAGCTAAAATGTTTTCGCTGCGTATGACAAAGTTACAATATGTTTTACCGATCAGGCGATCCTAGACCCGATGCAAAAAATTTGATTACAACTTTGCTTGTTTAATATTCTTaaatcttttgtttttcatcTCCTTTTGGCAGTTATCGTTTGTTAGGTTCCTTTTGACATGTCTGTGgttttctgttgttgtttttgttgttgcttttgttgctgctgcgatATCGGTTGAATATCATTAATCTCACGTATCTATATCATAAATTACGTTATCATTAATTATGTATATGCTAAGCAACTAACATTGGACCATTTCCATTGCGCGACGCACTATATAAGAAAACTAGCTActtgattaaattttatactcgtatttatatatttatatccgTATTATTATGCAATTACGTTACGTTATTAAAATGAATTACGCCAGCAGCTGGGAGACTGCTAAGGAAAGGAAACCCATGGACAACCGACAACCGATCCCGATACCGATACCGATCTCGACCTCAGGCCCAGTTCCAGCCAAGCGGGAAACTACTGTACAGCGAAGGCGTCCACCACCCGGAGAACTGCCGCTCGAACCAGCACGCACTGAAGACCTGGAGCAGTTGCTCTCGCAGGCAAACCACCACGGCCAGGAGCAACACAACGACCACAAAAGGTCATCAGTCGCACTCCGGTCCCTCCGAAAAGTGGCCGCGCACATCCAGGGCCGAGGCCAGCTGAAAGACGATGTGGGAGAGCGACGGGTGCTCCAGGAGCTCGTTCGCCGGTAGCTGAGGCTCGCATCGGGGTCGCATGTGCCGGCCCCGGAATCCGCGGTGCAGCCGCAGGACCACATCACAGAAAACGAAGCGCAGGATCAGGGTGCGAAGGAAGTCGTCGCCGAAGAACTGCACGTAGGAGGAGTCTGCAAATTCCAAGAAACCATTAATACTGAGGGCCTGTGGTGAGATGCTACTGAAGCCTCACCTATAAATCCTATGCCCTGCTCGATTTCATCGATGCGACAGCGTGTCACCAGGCGGGAGGCCTCCGTGATGAACCGATCCACATAGGTCTGGCAG contains the following coding sequences:
- the loj gene encoding transmembrane emp24 domain-containing protein 5; translation: MQLTWQREQINLLFPIALICCCLLIDVATAHEAQQPWYENLPAVAMDYKVHIDAGKEDCYHQYVQAGATFYVSFSVVRGGDGMAGFAVRNPAGEVVKPYQWQATADYTDQVSPGGYYSVCIDNQFSRFAGKLVNIYITVVKYDAWDKYAKEIEQLQLNMQNFTATIGTVERNINDMMGYQAHSRHRESRDYALLLDNNAYIQTFSISQIVVILITCSVQVFFVRKLFEVKSNSKSRI
- the LOC108129139 gene encoding galactose mutarotase, translating into MVNVKEDVFATGAVNPFTKATEDIKRFTLTNGYGMSVQLITRGATITSIKTMDSSGKVDDVTLGFDDLAGYQSDKNPYFGATIGRVCNRIANGRFQLDAKWIEVSKNRNNKFQLHGGFVGFDKAHWEVVDVRRDGVTLSHTNPDGHEGYPGKVTATASFTLSEDNCLHVLMTAETDKVTPVNLTNHSYFNLAGHKTGASGLYEHAIEINAYGITETDQDSIPTGKITPVDGTSYDLRVAGNLGERLKALQPARGYDDNFCVTFSPPQPLAMVARASHPPSGRWLEVVSNQPGVQFYTSNFMPDVENGEAPISGKDGASYGKHGAFCLETQKFPDSVNHSNFPTTILRPGERYSHEVIYKFGVFN
- the LOC108129140 gene encoding chymotrypsin-2, yielding MILQFFLFVPITLGFAQDLGSLRIMNGTYAVEEQFPYEAGLLCYFAGFPNNPSLCGGAILSNRWILTAAHCLQDPDANLTQVRVQVGSLEAPGGDDILVNGSDIIVHKNFNRKTVFNDLGLIRLPKNLTFSSKVQPVKLPSSYRTYTGRSVFISGWGLTDNQTASESLQYLRTDVVSNKQCQSQWNKALKGKKKKVVSWTFVCVDTQQGMPCQGDSGSPMVLADGSKTLVGIVSHGLDPECKRKVPDISMRVSAFLRWINSNTGGLK